The Lacerta agilis isolate rLacAgi1 chromosome 14, rLacAgi1.pri, whole genome shotgun sequence sequence CGGGTTCCATATCTACGACAGCTACAACAATGCAAAGATGACCTACCAAAGCACTCTTGAACTCCTTTTCAAATCCTGTAAGtttgtccccaactacaaatgtgacaacaacaaaaatctcatAAGCATCATTGGTGGATTTGGCTCTGATACCTCTTTCCAAATGGCTGAGATCATAGGAcactacaagattccacaggtaaggTCTACCAATGTGGTTTtgggatccccaccccccacaatccaCTTGAAGTGAATCATAGTGAGAGGCAGGTGCTTGTGCCAAGAAACCGTAAATCCATTAAATGCTTGTAACTCCAATCCAGGACAGCtccttaataataattaaaaaagaatgaTGGATGAGAACTCACAGAAAGTGTATAATATTACCGTAACTTGGATTCAACTCTCATAAGATCAATTGATCGCTTCAAAGAATATTTGTTCTATCAAAAGACCTATATACACAAAAAATAATCTAAAACTAGTTCTACAGTATTTCTTAATTTCTTCCAGCTCATCTATGGCTCATTTCCTCCAGAGAAAAGTCTCACAAGTCTAACCCGTTCTTTTTACTGCATGGTTCCCAACTCAGCTCTTCAGTACACAGGGATTATCAGACTGCTTAAACATTTTGGATGGACGTGGGTTGGGCTCTTTGCAGACGATGGAAACAGTGGAGAATCTTTCTTGTATGACATAGAAATCTTGCTTAGACAGAATGGAATTTGTGCAGCTTTCACAGAGAGAATCCCAAAAGAACCTCATTCAGATAGTATTGATGAAATGTATGAGACATACTTGAGATTGTATGCACCCTTCACAGATAATACAGTCAGCACATTTATAATGTATGGAGAATCTTTGGTAATCGCATGGCTGAGAACTGTTATATTCATGCGAGATCCTGCAGATCATGGACTTAGATCAATTAGAAAAGTGTGGATTATGACATCTGAGATTGATTTCATATTATTTGACTTTCAAAGGGGTTGGGACCTTCAACATTTCGAAGGTGCCATTTGCTTCACTATTCACTCAAATGATCCTCTGGGATTCAAGGAATATCTACAGAGTAGAAAAGCTTATTGTTGCGAGATGGATGGATTTCTCATGGATTTCTGggagaaagcatttgactgtaAACTCCCAAAATCCCATGTCTCAATAGAAGGCAGAGAAACCTGCACTGGGGAAGAGACTCTGGAGAGGCTTCCTGGACCTCAGTTTGAAATGAGGATGACTGCCCACAGCTACAGTATATATAATGCTGTCTATGTTGTGGCCCATGCTCTTCACGTCATGTACTCATATCGATCCAACTATAGATCGATGATGAGCAGAGAAAGGTTTGAACTTCCAGAAGtgcagccttggcaggtaatATGTTTGAACTGTattctttctgtttgtttggtTCAATCCATTCATCGTTAACCACTATTAAGCATCTATTAGAAACGACTATTAAGCATCTTATTTGATGATGGTTTGTGGATTCTCCATTTCTCATGTTATTGAGACTGAAGAGGATTTTACCTGCTACTGTCTCACGGATTTTTCACTTGCCATAATGTAATAGCCcactttttatattttgtatttcttaGATGATGCTATCAAAACAATATCAGGTAGGAATGTTTTTTCTAGGTTTATTACTTCTTTATATTCCACGTAAATTTGGGTTGGTTACATTTTCCAGTGAGCTGAAAGAAGAGTATATTTTTGTGTGAATACATCATCCTTTTTCTTACTGGTGGAGGAATATAGAAGTTCATTCAGTAACATATATCTCCTGCAAAACAAACTCCATTAGTTTCTGGTCACTTTGTATGTTCTTCTCTTCCAACCAGATGCACTCATATCTTCAAGACATCTCCTTTAACAACTCAGCTGGAGAGACAGTGTTCTTTAatgaaaaaggggaaaggggtggTGGATTTGACATAATGAACATGATCATGTTTCCAAACAATTCCTTCCTTCGTGTGAAAGTTGGAAGGGTGGAGGATCCTAGAGCTCCTGAAGAAAACGGATtcatgatcaatgcagatctaATTGTTTGGCACAGGAGCTTTAACAAGGTGGGGAATCTAGACATTCTTGGGGGTGCAGGGTGAGGGAAGTGGCTTCAGAGCTGCATGTGTCAATTTGATTCCAAGGATAGCCATTTAATTGCATCGTTGTGCTGCATGTCTGTGAAACTGCCCGTGTTTTTAATGCAATGGaaccagagagctgctgctagttgATGTGGACAACAGTGCAATAGAAGAAGCAATGGAGTGGCTGGGTAGAAAGCATAATCCCAGTGGCGGACTAAGGTGCAGGCATGGGGAGTGGTCTGCCCCGGGTTTCATCCCAGATGGTGATATCATGGCCGCCCCATTCCCCCGGGACACTCACCACTCCCCACACACCCCCTGGGACGTGCACAAGCCATGCCCCCGAATGTACGCTACTCCTGGTACCGGAACAGGTTGCTTCGCCACTGCATCATCCCACTGAGTTGATTGACTGgcctgtaaaaagaaagaaagaaatatgattGGCACCTGCCTGATTGAAATATAAAGATAAAAACACCTTcacaatttcttttctctctaaGGGTAGTTGCCTCCCCTTTCTGTGTGCAATGAGCACTGCCACCCGGGAtatcagaagaaaaggaaggaaggagaacaattttgttgctatgattgccttccatgtccagaagggaaggtTTCAAACCAGACTGGTAAGTTTTACCTGTTATAGAGTTAATTCCTTATGAAGTCAAATAATTTTCAATTTACAAGTGTTAAATAAGAATGGTGTGTAAATAAGGTTCTGCCTTCCAGGATTGCTCAAGAGGACTTTCAATAAAGCGTCAGTCTAATACGTATCTCCAAATTAGGCAGTAAGCTCCATTGCATCAAGCACGATTATCCAAGATAGACAAACAACTAGAAGCAAAAGAACAATAGACTTGATGTTGAGTGGCATTGTTACATGACCATCGGCTCATTTGAAATTTGCAAGAATTTGATCAAATTCTATCTCTTTCCATGTTTCTTTCAGATATTGATGACTGTTTCAGATGCCCAGAGCGAGAGCATGCAAGCAAAGACAGAAATCATTGCATCACTAAGACAATAACCTTTCTATCTTACCAAGAGCTTTTAGGAATTAGTTCAGCCGTGATTGCTGTTTCCTTTTCCCTGATCTCAGCCTGGGTTTTGGGAACTTTTATTAAGCACAGAGATAcgcccatagtcaaagccaacaaccgggacctcacgTACATGCTgctcatctccctcctgctctgcttcctctctaCGTTGCTGTTTCTTGGAAGACCTAACACAGTGACCTGCCTCCTCCGGCAACCAACATTTGGCCTTGTCTTCTCaatggctgtttcttgtgtgttggcaaaaaccatcaccgTGGTTATAGCTTTCCTGGCTACCAAACCAGGGTCCAACatgaggaggtgggtggggaaaaaactgagcaactccattgtcctttcctgcacTGTTATCCAAGCAAGTGTCTGCTCTGTatggctgaccactggtcccTCATTCCCCGATTTAGACATGAACTCTGTCGCAGAGGAAATCAttgtgcaatgtaatgaaggctccgttgcaatgttttactgtgtcctgggCTACTTGGGCCTCTTGGCTATTGGCAGCTTCATTGTGGCATTCTTAGCCCGCAAATTACCAGATAcgtttaatgaagccaagttcattaccttcagcatgttgctcttttgcagtgtttggttgtcctttgttccaacctatctgagcaccaaagggaagtatatggtagtggtggagatcttctccatcctgtcctccagtgctgggttactgggCTGCATCTTTGCCCCGAAATGCTACATCATAATGCTGAGACCTCAGATGAATAGCAGGGAGCAACTCATAAGGAGAAAGAATTGAAGAATTGTGTAtagtattgtattgttttatgaaTGGGGATAAGTGGCTTAGGATGCAGAGCTTACTATAACAATTTAGCCAGATTTGCTTCTGGATCAAGTATTTCACCAAATCTGGTGCATAGCCTTCCTCCAAATAATTTTGAACTTCCCATAGGTCTCCTCTTATTTTGATTGAACCAGGGATACTGGGCTATGGGATGCAAAAATTTTTTGATTTAAACTGTGGGTCCTAAACATCATGTCTGCTCCCTGTTGCAATGAATGGCAAATTTTTGTCTTGTTTGGGACCTCTGGATTTTAaaatgagaaggaaaggaaacaaggggTTTCTGTGGTCTCCGCGCCTTGTCCAAATTCTGTAACAGTGGTGGATGATAATGCAGTAAGTTTTAAATAGAGGACTGATAAAGTTTAAGTGGGCCAATGTAGAGTACTGTGGTGTTTGTCGTTTGTAGTTATTGTTAATCTTATATGCTGCAGTCCTGGTATGTAATGGCCTGTTTACCTGAAGGTTTATcaatacagggttgttgttgttgttgttgttgttgttgttgttgttgttgttgttgttgtttaaaaacactttattTCCTTATTTTAACTTGTAATAATTATATTCTAAGATTTCGCTTGTATACATTACTTCTCATGTTTTTCCCATCCAATGATTCATTTATATATAATGTGATTTTGATTTTCCTTTTCTACAATAAatttttgaaaatgaataaacCTTTGGATCACCAATCTTTCACCCATGGGGTGTGCGTGTGGGTGTGTACCTAAAGAACTCACTTATTActccaaactttttttaaaatagattggAAGGGGAAGTTGGAAGCTGTTTCTGTTTCATGGGAAGAAGAGGAGTTGCCCACAGATGACCACAGAAAGTGATCCTATGGGCTTGGAAGTGAGCAGACTCCCTTGTCATGCTGAGTTGTTGCTGCTGAGTTGTTGCTGcccatttcccttaaaaagggttGCAGGGTGTGTGTCATTGTGGGATCAATGTCTTTCCTTGTGTAGGCATGCATAGCACCTGCTATATCTTTGAGCAGCATTCTGCCCATGTATTGCTCTGATCAGAAAACCCATCCTTGTTGGTGTAATATGAACAATGAGTTATATTACACAGTGCTTGGGCACATGACTTGAGGAGCTGAAAGAACTACAAAGGGAGTCCCACTACTGAGATATTAGGAGCATGTGGTCTctgctgttgtgttttaattgttgtagcaggtgagaaccctgctggatcaaggcaAAGGCCCATCTCTTCCAGCAATCAGTTTCATAGGTGTCCAACAGATGACCATGGCAGACCCACAAAGAGGTAATAGGCATATCCCTGCTGTAAGAAAGTTGCCACTTTTTCtacccctgaagaagaagaacattGTTGGGGTCAGGTTTCAAGCACAGAAACAGAAATCCCAGTCAACAGTCCTAGCTCCAAAGATGTAATCATCTCCCCCTTTAATTATCCAATCCACTTTAATTTGTTCCCCTGGCAAAAGCTCCAAAGGCTTTCTAGAAggcaagagaaataaataaaacagcaagcCTTAAAGTAGGTATTGATATACAGCTGTGTCATGGAGAGCTGGGGAGTAGGGTTCAAACCACAGGCACGTTTCCGTTAATTTGATTCTAGCAGTTTTGTTCATCTTGCTGGCCACACTTTAAATCAGATGTTTGGCATCCCCAGCGAGTAATCATGGTAAATATTTCTAATTCTTCAGTTCGCAAAACATTGCTTGCTAATTTATCTTttattaagagagccagtgtggtgtagtggttaagagcagtagactcataatctggggaaccgggtttgtgtctctgctcctccacatgcagctgctgggtgaccttgggctagtcacacttctctgaagtctctcagccccactcacctcacagagtgtttgttgtgggggaggaagggaaaggagaatgttagccgctttgagactccttcgggtagtgaaaagcgggatatcaaatccaaacttttcttcttcttcttcttcttcttcttcttcttcttcttctttatagctGCGTTGCCAGAGGCAGGAATTACTTACCATAGCCTGCTTAAGTCTGCAAATTTTGATGGGTGGATACAGGAGAGTCTCCATCTAGAGATGGATGGGATGAGGCTGTGGTTCGTTCTGATGCTGCTTTTGTTGCCTCACGTAGTGGGCAAAATAGATAATATGAATGGCCCAGTGCCTGGATCTTTCCCTGTCCTGCATGAATGGTACGAGACTGGTGACCTAGTTATTGGTGGGATTGCTTCGCATATAATTTACCTTTTTGATGAAGTTTCCTTCAAAGAACAGCCATCACTGAAGCTCTTTGACATTCCATAGTAAggatcctttctctctctgcatccTCTTGGCTTGGCTAGTTGAAAAGAAACATTTATAGAAATACTAAGATGTTGTTGTATGGCTGTCAAATTTTACATGTTGGTAACCTAGAGGAAAAATGAATGCAGGCGAAGCCTCCATGCTTGTTTTATCCATCCTGACAAACATTATGAATAATAAACATTGGACATTGGGTTAAAAATAGGGATGAGCAAATTTGTTCATTTCATGTTgcttaagtttctcattttttctagtCTTAAGATGAGTTCTCCACATATGCACATcaatttgatttttctttttaagaagtcataattaaaattaattatcaCCTGCATTGAAATTTCTCATAATACTGACATTTTTGGTATGTAATCTCACCTGTTATAAACATTATTGCAGGACACCAGCTCACTTGGTAGATCTGAATAGAAGGACACTCTCACTCAGATGAATACCCcatttgataaagggtggtatataaattggataaattataataataccccccccaaaagcccaacACACAGAAAGAAATTTGTTGCTATTTGCTTTTAgaaagtagaagagtttggatttggatttgatatcccgcttttcactacccgaaggagtctaaagcggctaacattctcctttcccttcctcccccacaacaaacactctgtgaggtgagtggggctgagagacttcaaagaactgtgactagcccaaggtcacccagcagctgcatgtggatgagCGGGGAAgagaaccctgttcaccagattaggagtctaccgctcttaaccactacaccacactggctctcaaataaaCTCAAATAACACATAACTGTGGTGTTTCAGTATAATATGAAGGTTTAAATCAGCTCAGAAATCTGACCATATAGTGAAtagacccccccccaatctaaatCAGTCAGACACAAAAATGGCCAACGTTGGGGTATTCCAACTTAATGCATTGTAGAATTCTTCTCTGAAATTACAAACGGACTCTTCTTTCAGTATGGTGACGAAGTTCTATCAACACatcctggccttggcatttgccGTGAAAGAGATAAATGAGAATCCCAGGATCTTGCCGAATGTCACGCTCGGGTTCCATATCTACGACAGCTACAACAATGCAAAGATGACCTACCATAGCACTCTCAAACTCCTTTTCAAATCCTATAGGTTTGTCTCCAATTACAAATGCGACACCCAGAAAAATCTCATAAGCATCATTGGGGGATTGGGCTCTGATACCTCTTTCCAAATGGCTGAGATCATAGGCCaatacaagattccacaggtaagaGTCACGAGTGTGGCTTTGTGATTCTTCACCCCCACAAATTTTACTCTTGCCATTCTAGGAGTAATTCTGCTTCTCAGAACACGGGAGGGATGTGAAAGAGCTTAATCATAGACATTGGATGGATTGTTGCCAAGTTCCAGGAATTGGTTTTAACCTGAAAGGTGTGAAAGTTCTAGGTCAATGTTCTTAAAATTCAGATTGTTGTAGTGAAACAGAGACCAGCCAATAAATTGTCATC is a genomic window containing:
- the LOC117058916 gene encoding vomeronasal type-2 receptor 26-like, encoding MTTIIVSTFNSVKNSPLKLQMDSPFSMVTKFYQHVLALAFAVKEINENPRILPNVTLGFHIYDSYNNAKMTYQSTLELLFKSCKFVPNYKCDNNKNLISIIGGFGSDTSFQMAEIIGHYKIPQLIYGSFPPEKSLTSLTRSFYCMVPNSALQYTGIIRLLKHFGWTWVGLFADDGNSGESFLYDIEILLRQNGICAAFTERIPKEPHSDSIDEMYETYLRLYAPFTDNTVSTFIMYGESLVIAWLRTVIFMRDPADHGLRSIRKVWIMTSEIDFILFDFQRGWDLQHFEGAICFTIHSNDPLGFKEYLQSRKAYCCEMDGFLMDFWEKAFDCKLPKSHVSIEGRETCTGEETLERLPGPQFEMRMTAHSYSIYNAVYVVAHALHVMYSYRSNYRSMMSRERFELPEVQPWQLPPLSVCNEHCHPGYQKKRKEGEQFCCYDCLPCPEGKVSNQTDIDDCFRCPEREHASKDRNHCITKTITFLSYQELLGISSAVIAVSFSLISAWVLGTFIKHRDTPIVKANNRDLTYMLLISLLLCFLSTLLFLGRPNTVTCLLRQPTFGLVFSMAVSCVLAKTITVVIAFLATKPGSNMRRWVGKKLSNSIVLSCTVIQASVCSVWLTTGPSFPDLDMNSVAEEIIVQCNEGSVAMFYCVLGYLGLLAIGSFIVAFLARKLPDTFNEAKFITFSMLLFCSVWLSFVPTYLSTKGKYMVVVEIFSILSSSAGLLGCIFAPKCYIIMLRPQMNSREQLIRRKN